tatattaattatatagatcaattatagtaatcaaacgttATGTAATAGGggccgaaaaaaattttgacagtatttttctttagttctctcaACACAGCttaagatgtgtgaggagaactaaagaaaaatactgtctaaatttttttcgaaccctcagtaTATCGTTTAATTACTGCAATGGCCTGAAGAATTAATTGTATTTTCTAAATAGTTCATATtagataatcaattgatcaatgtacataattctctcatctgtataaaaatatataaatatacgaatGCCATAgagtatgtacattaatcaaaagatgcatCTATAGTTCTatgcaatataatatttttaaaatttttaaattaggagGTTCCAAAGTATCAAGCAGTATTGCAAAAGGAGAGGGTCGAGATGCGCATCTCGTGCATGCGGATTTGGAGAGCGCCAAATGACTAGGTCGTGCACCCTGCGCACCAGGAACTATCATCTAGGATAGTCAGATCATGAATCCCATGTGGATGGGCCGAGCTGGGGTAGCCACTGAGGTAGACCCCCTAGCACCCCAACAAGGCATCCAAGCAAATCCCATCTTGGGGGTTCTAAAGTATCAAGCAGCATTGTAAATAGGGAGGGCCAGAATGTACATCCCGCACATGCAGGCGTCAATCGTAGGACGATTAGGTCGTGCGACCCGCACACCAGGGACTATTGCCTAAGACAACCAGGTCGTGCATCCTATGCCAATGGACCCAGCTGGGGCATCTGTGGAGGCGACACCCCTACCATCCCAGCAAAGCATCCAGGCAAATCCCTTCTCAGGGATTTCAAAGTATCGAGTAGCATTGTAAATGGGGAGGGCCAAGATATGCATcccatgaataaattaaattcaaatctcattaatttagataaacatcacaaatttaaattcaaacatcaaaaattaaaagaggaGAGAATAGTATGTGACGACAGCTACGTCGCcactgccatcgctaatactcaccgagggaagggaagaagaggagagaatGATGAGAGAGGATGGTGAGGGTACGGGGACGGTAGATCTAGCATAGGGATGATAGTACAAGGATTGGAGCACAGGGATGGGAGCTTCGATAGGGTTTCGACGGCATTGTGGGAGAAGAAAGGGGAGGTGGGGGCATGGGGATAGTTGATCCGATACGGGGATGGTGGATCCGGTATGAGGATGGCAGTGCGGGGATTGGGGCATGGGGATGGGGGCTCCAGCAGGGTTCCAGCGATGCAGTGGGGGAAGAAAGGGGGAGGCGGGGGAAGAATGGGGGAGGTAGGGTTTTGGGGACGGTGAATCCAATGTAGGGACGGTGGATTTGGTGCAGGGACGACGGTGTGAGGATTGAGGCACAGGGATGGGGGCTCTAATTCCAGTGGCACAGTGGGGAAAGAAGGGGGAGGCGAGGGTGCGGGGATGATGGATCTGACATAGGGATTAGGGCGTAGGGATAGGGGCTCCGATAGGGTTTTGACAACATGATGAGGGAAGAAGAGAGATCGAAGgtgggggaagaaggggggaggcagATTCGTGGCGAAAAATAATTGATCGAAAATGGAGAGATTTTAGGGCACTATGTTAGCGATAACGAAAATTACGTCGCTAaaaccatcgctaataactaattaaacttaaaataattaaaataattaattaattaaaattagccgtcgctaataacaaAATCCTCCGTTGCTAATCGATCTTCAACCCTTTAACGATGGTTTTCTTTTTCATCGTAATACTTCATCCGTAAATATCACCATTAGCGATGGCTTATTAGCCGTTGCTAATAAAGAATATTCTTGTAGTGTTTGACTAACAATCTTTAAATTCCCTATCCTAATGGCCTAATAGATCATGATCTGATCTATCAGTCTATGTAATGGTCTACTACACCTTTATATAAAAAAGTAATGAGGGGACCCTCGAGGTATGCCATATTGAGTTCATACTCTCCATTCTACTATGCTCAAGCTCTGGCTAATTTAAGCATCTGAGAATCTTCCATCGGAGAACCCTCGTATATACAAATTCTACCAATTGGGATATTAAGGCTAAGgtcattttttataatattatttttattgatactATATATTATATGAGTAGGCTAAGGTTCGAATTTGAGCTTAAGTATAGCTCAATTGATATATAAGTCAAGTCGAATTGATGTCAAGTATTATCTTTTTATCAAGTTGAGCCCAAATATGGGATATTAAGGCTCAACCAATCTTGAGGTCAATTTTAAGTTGAGTATTTTGAATGGACTCGGGCTTTTAACAATTTGACTCGATTTGACTTAGCTCAATTGTACCTCTAGTCATGATCCTGTTCTAGctcctttttctcttcattttaTTTTGGATCGTGTCAGGTTTAGATGGATCAGGCTTATGGATTGAGATAATGAATTAACCATACTTATCCGTATCCAACTCATGGTACCCTTATTGGgcctaaaattatgataaatacaATTATCTCTACGTAtctaaaactttattttaaacaCTTTCTCTCTTACTCTCCCCCCTCCGAACAAACTTAACATGTAAGTCTTcccattataattataataattatgacATCTACCAAAAGAGAAACAAGTGTATCATGAGAGGGAAAGAGTTCCTTTAGATCTGCaacattaatttataaaaaaggaAAGTAATATGAATTAGTGGGGATTTTGTATCGCTTAAATATGTAATATATTGATCGCACTCTAGATCAAGTAAGGTGGGGCGGAAAAATAAACAGGGTGACCGAAATCTCTGCGTTGCAAGATGCGAACGCCACGCACGCGATCTTCCCAGTTTGGCATTATAAATCGTGTACCACATCTGATCCAAGCATaactcctcctcttctcctctttgtttcgatctccttctctttttctctctttatacCTTTCTCGTTTTTGCTCTTATGCTTTTGCTTTAGAGTGGCCATGGAAGCATCATTCTCACTGTTCTATAGTGGTGGTATGGAGGGAACGACAGGTTTCTTGTTGCCCAACCAACGGCAACAACAGCAAACGATGATGGGACAGCGTTATTTTCCTGCAAGACCAATGGTTGCTCTATAAGAATTTGGTGTAAGATgaaattttaatttggttttgttATGTTTCTGAAACAGAGCAACCAGGCGCTCCTCCAGCAACACCCGGCCTTTCTTCTGAGCAAATTGGCCAGGGCCCGTGAGCGAGCAGTGCAACTGGAAGCATGTCTCgaaagagcagaggaggagaggaagatgTGGCAGAGGATGGCCGCTCGCCACCCATTGACGGCCGAAGAACCGAGGGAGGGAACAGGGATGGAACTGTGCAAGGATGCCTTGTAAATCCGCAAAGAATATATTTTTGTCTAGCACCCTACTCTTTTCTTGAATTGCAAATAATGAAAGGCTAATAAATTGTTAATTTTGTTTCTGGTTTGTCAatgatttctttttgttttttaattTTGTGCACCTATCGTtgactttttctttttatttattatatcgcCCTGTGGTTGTTTTTTTGTTGGTAGTCTAGTGTAGTTTGACGTTTGGTGGTTGGATTTGAAAGGGGGATTGGATGCTTTCTGTATAGAAATTGAAACTTTGGTTGCTCTAAACGGGGAGCAAGCATTAAAATCCTCCTGCGATTAGAGAACTTATAGcatagtttctctctctctctctaagattAGTGGGAGAGGAGATTGTAGGCTTAGATGAAACTAGAACTATGTTAAACAGAATGAAAGGATGACAACAACAGCGAGATTTAGAGAGGAGTATAGCTTCAAGATTGAAGGCCGTGTTGGAAGAGTATGTGATGGGAGCATTTGAGGCTTGGGTAGGATTATGTTACATATAGTGCAGCGATtgagaggatgtggagaagatatTGGAAGGATAGGAGCTAGGTGATGGAAGTGAGAAAGGATAAGAAGAGAAGAAGCTAAGGCAATTTTTGATAATAAACCATTCTTGTGATGACAAATTTATCTTTTGATGGCAACGATCCAAATGAGATCATTATTATCTAAGATCACCGATGATCCAAACACTAAGATGATCTAATACTCGACGATCTAAAATCATAGTGTCTAGTAGGCCatggttcaataattaaaaatcttCTTGATGTCAATTCGCCATATAATACGAAAACCACTcctgatatattttataaaattataattattaataatataaaatatattgaaatagaatattaatatatttattaatatattagttattaatatatttcataaaatatatttattaatcctataaaaatatattaataggtattattatagaattaatatttttatgtattcttatagtatattatttattaatattaacatttatttttacttaaaaatagtaataaaaagTAATAGaaagtataataagatatttcTACTCTAATTTAAAATGATCATTGAATagtaaaatgataataatattattaataatatattataatatattataaatataatatataatatgaatataatataaatatcatatcatatatataatattgatataatatattaacggtatattaatatatcatttttttttgctaaattgAGCTTGGTCCGACGAAAcatataattttgattatgataaaaattattactaACAAATAGAATAGAGAGTTTCAGCGACACTTAAGCAAGCAATCCTACTCACCAAAAAGCAAGCACAATGAATCCCATGGTCCTCATTCTAACTtattaagaaaaaatattaatttaatggaCTTTCTTGACACGATCCGAACAGTTCCTTGTGCCCTGCTTGTTATGCTACCTGATATACATTGCACCATTCCTTCAACTGTGTTGTGATTTGTGAATCTAAAAATCTCCTTGGATCAAAAGTTACCTGCTTTCGGTTTGTGATTTGTGAATCTAAAAATCTCCTTGGATCAAAAGTTACCTGCTTTCGGTTTTTGGGTAGAAGAACACACCGCATGGTTAATGCAACCCGTGATCCATTAACAATACTGTTTCATAACTTACTATCATAAAGGTAAATATTTAATGGTCATCGTTGCTAGAGGAGATTGCGCTGCTTGGCAATCCAACCGAAACGTACCATACGTACCAAAGGGAAAGCAAACGCCCAGATGGGTCAATAATAAATAAGCATAAGATTCAACTTTTTACTCAGGTTAAACTTAtgtaccaaaaaaattatttggttaaAACTTCAACCCAAGAATTACAGATATTGTTCAATTACACATGTTTCTTTTTTCCTTAAATTAGACATTTGGCATTATAATGGATAATTCTTGTGTGTTtcttttatttcaattttgaatCGGCCATATTATGGTCATAACATTTTCTAATCGCATATCTTAATATGAATTTTAAACAATTATTGCTGGAGCTGTCATAATCCTATTTTAGCTCTTTTTCTCATTGTTTTCTAGATTGTGTCGAGGTTGCTCAATTAGATTTAGTCGGATCGGGCCTATTGGTAGACATGATGACTCAATTGTCCCTATACAAGTCATAGTATCTTTATTGGTCCTAAAATTATGGTAGACATAATTATCTCTAAATATCTAAAAGTTTCCTTAAAGATACCACCCCTTGCTCTTGCACTCTCCTGGCTCCAAACAAACCTATCTGCCGAATTCTTTGACCATCTAATGGGCTGACAATGAATACTAGTACTAGTAGTATTCTTAATGCTATTAAAAGTAATTATAACTGGTATAGTAATAATAAAGAGAAGAAGTAATATGCATCATTGGAGATAGGTGGAAATAGAGAATTGAAAAGCAAGGAAAGAGGTTTTGAGTAGAAAGAGTAAGAGATTTTGGTTTTGGGAGAAAAAGTTTAGCAAAGTCTAGATTCTATGAATTGAGAACTTATCTTTTTGAGAGTATCTCGTCCTTCTTTATATAGAAGAGATTTGCCTAAGCCGTTAAGAGAGTTTGTTAGACTGTTAAGAATTTGTTAGGCTGCTAGTTTGTTATAATAAAATAGCCAACTATACGGAGGTTACAGACTGTTTGCCCATATGGCAATTAGCTATAGTATAGGTGGAAAATAGTTGTTGTAGAGTTGGACAACAACCACAACAGAGCCATGGAGTGACTATCATTCTCCTAGGTTACATCGATTGTGGACCAATGTCCCTAATGGCAGATCGGGTAAAAACTGAGCTAATCACAATATTCTGCTGGATCACTTCAGATCAGCATAAAATTGGATTGAGAGTTAAATCAGATCGGCCAACAACCAACCTTACCCGAAAATAGATGATTTTACCATGTGGCCAAAGGTTGATTGACTGTACCAACAAATATGATCATGTGTTAgtctatattattatttttctttattagcATAATCTTGTTGGAGTGATTTAAGGGATCACATAATAACCTATATTAATCTATAATATTTTCTTTGTTAATACGATCCTGTatcaatttatattatttttttctcatatctATGTACTAATATATTCAACCTCTGAGATGTACTGAATATAATGGAATAGAATACAAATTCttttctctccccctctctctatctcttatttttcttttcttttcttttcttttgcaaaTATTCTAATATAGAATTAAAGCTACCGGTCACCTAATATGATGCTACCATCTCTTCTACATCTATTGTGGCTATCATTGTCGTGTCTAGAAGCTTTGAAGAACCCCATTGCCAATATATTAGTCACTGTTTTTTGATTAATCAACATCTgaagatcttttattttttaatagatcTACAAGTCCTTTGTTTCCcacaaattttctttttttttttagtgaatcAAAACTTGAAAATCCTATGTTCCCTACTAGATCTGTGGATCCTCTTCCAGTAGATTAACACCTaaggatcttttattttttggtgaATCTGCAGCTCCTTGCCACTGCTTTTTTTCTCAGCTTCAAACCTTCTGTTGTCTCTCCTCATTATCACTCTATCCCCCTTTCTTCATCTTCAATTTCACTCACTACTCTCGATGATTAGAGAAGAGTCATAGGCAACCCGATACTCCATGCTTTTATTTTCCTAATCAACTCCTCCACCTCTTTCTGGGACACATGCAGCTGAGTTGGCTTGGCATGAAGGAAATATCTAGTTGAAAATATTCAATCAAGCGAGAAATACAATCAGGGTAACTCGGTCATTCGATTTGTTGGAGATTCCCATCATGTGATTAACATCGTGAATGCTTGCTGCTTCCCTCGAGTCTTTGATCAAAGGCAAGACTAGGAAGGCCTCTGTACCTGTAGATGTAGTTTGGGTTGTAATAAAAACTGTAGACATAATTGCAGCCCAAATAACATTTGAAGGTACACAGGCATCTCTAGCCTTCCCCTTCATCAAAGACTCGAGAAAGGCAACAAGCATTCACAATGTTGACCATAGCATGGGAATCTCAGCAACTCGAAAGACCAAGTTGTCCCAACTGCAttgctctctcttttttttatgttgtatTGGGAGGCTCAAAAAAAATAGAGCCACCTAGCTTTATTCAATAACAAGGATCGAAAATAGACAGCAGAGCAAAAAGATTACAATGAAGTCAAGTAACAGGTTAACAAAAGCAGACACTAATCGGGTGGAGTTACAAGAGGGAAGCAGTCTGAACAAGATATTTGTCGAGTGAGGGGGACATGCCAAGAATTTCATATGCAAATCAAATTGATCAGAACCAGATAGTGTCTTCAGACATCCAGCTTGGGCAGCAAGGAGTAGATTCTTTTGACCTTAACACCAGATTTTTCCAAAAAGAACCAACTCATTCAGTTTGCAAAGGGTAGACCAATccagaaaaaaaattaagagcaTCCGATGCTATGATAGAGAGGATTTGCATTTACTGAGGAAGAGGCATGCATTTCTTTTCTTTCAACACCTTACGAGAAGCATGAGAATGATACAACCAGTGATCTTAGAGAAGTTCCTTTCAATCCAATCTATGTAGAGGTAGTCGAAGGAAGTTTATGGATGAAGGACATTCAGAAGGGAGCAAAGATGTTTTCAGATAGAGCAGAAGACAGCGCAGATGGAGAAGATGTGATCAACTATTTCAGGGGTTTGCCCACAGATCGCACAAGGGCCCAAGTATTTGCCAATTTTCTTTCCCAATAAAACTCTAGTGTTTGTTCCTCCAGGAGAGTCAGAGGAAGCATTTGATTCTGTGAGGAGGACTAAGGCTCCAAAGGGTTGGCGCAAATCTGCAGGTGACTCCCCTTAGACTCATGAACCTGTATAAGGATGAGGAGAAAAAGCTTCCCATTGCGTCTGTGCTCCAAACAAAACGATCTTCAGCCGTATTAAGCGAAATTTGAGAGAGAAGGCACAGAAGATCAGCAGCTTGCATCTTGATGGTGGGGGAGGAATTAGGATGCAATTTGATGATCCAAGAATGAGATCTAAGATTGAAGAAACCGGAGACAGCCCTATTTTTCTATGCGGCTAAGAGAGTATGGACCAGGGAATAAGGTTTCAACTGGGGCATCAGAAATCCAAGGATCTTTTCAAAATATCATGGTAACTGCatggtaactacatctagaggtataatattttattctgttgggttacgactacatactactaggtgtcactgatgtattgtgagactcatcgagtgtCATCTTCATGATTGATGActcttgatggatagagttgaaattattccaacccatcgaaaagagtttcgataatattgtgatggagatcacagtatatcgtactaccagatagaatagaacttatggggtcatataCGAAAGAGATctttatccgatcagatggttgattagtaATTATGAATCGTTATTGGATCTAATCGTCAATATGGTTGATgataatccaatgcaaaagttataataaaataattcgctaagagttagtgagttgtaggaggattaattagtaattggattgctaattagctcaatttgattgaaaaaatgatgttagaatcaagtctaattaaattggattcaatttgacttgatttggGTTTCATTAGATCAAGCCTgtttgagttatgagataatccaattgcaaGGAAGACTAATTCcttatttgatttggacttggttCAACTAATTTTTTTGCATGAGATATCTCACACCAAAGGCAGATAACGGCCCCTTTTCTCAATGCCAAAGAAGATAAGGAAAGTTCAAAGTTTGATTTGAACTTGATTCCTTATCAAGATGAGGTTTGACCTCATCCAAACCCCTTGgatgccacctacaaaagggctTCTATTTTGTGCGTGAGATTTTCTGATTGTCACCAtgagaaagaaagggagaaaaagTGTGGCATGGGGTCTTAGGCATGGCTTCCTCTTGGGAGTGGAGGTCCTAGGGTTTAGATCCTAGGCGTTGGGTTttgtgagagaaaagagaaagagttcTCTTCTTACTCCACATCTTCTTCCGCCTTATGGCATGGATTCTAGGGTAGAAAAGAGATAGAggatctcttcttctttctctccctcttgttCTCCATCATCTCTGAGGGGGTCTGAGAGAAAATGACggacaagttcttcatcaaccatcagaagATGACTTctataagagagctagcatctcAGTGAAGTTAGAAGCCTCTGATCGGATTCGAGGGCTtcatatggatatccatagaagcCGGACATGTGTGCAACTCTGTAGAAATCTTACTGGATCACCATAATTATCAGCAACGGTGTTCACCTACCCATGTAAaggtaaaataatttttatttaagtcTGATTTATTTTTCGCATCTTAAAATGCATGTGATCGATCCTATTAggctatagattagatctattaatgCATGTTATGTAGATTAAAAGGTTTAATATAGATTTAAAGTTCTTCTGCTGCGCTTCAAATTCTTGTTGCATGCATATTTCCGAATGTGCGACATCCTTCAAGTGACCTATGTCTTAGTACAAGCTCCACCAATAGGAGGTGATGCTACCCTTTGGTATAACTGAGACACCAATTCATTCATTGTGCTAATGGAGAAGGCGAGCATTGAATACCCATCAATGGATGCATCTAAAAGCAGGTTTATTTCAAACAATTTTCCATGCTTTTGttaatgcatgcatgatttaccATCTTTTCAGCAAAGGACATGGATTAACATACAAGATATGTGACTTCAAGCAATACATGATTAAACATCTTCTTCCTaatgttcgaaaaaaatttcgctTGTGCGTGCATCAAATTAAGAGAATTACATGAAATGGATTTCTTTTTCATCGCATCTCCTACGTTGTGCATTTTAATATAAAAACCTAAGAGCCATGTTAGGACATGACCCTTCTATAAGTCTGTCAGGAAAAAGATATCGAAATTCGTGCATGAAGAGTTGAGGCCGTCCATTCGCTTGCATCTTCTCTTTTTCCTTACCAAGCTTATGATCTCCATCCATACGTGAGTCTTTCCTGCTCTTTGAGATATGTATTAGGTTATCAAATGGTTAATTTGTTAGGTATCTATCATATGGCCATAGAATgtgtattgatagatatcatattttagaaactatatatcaatttatctaaagATGTATATTGGATCATtgctaaatatgtatcaaaaa
Above is a genomic segment from Elaeis guineensis isolate ETL-2024a chromosome 1, EG11, whole genome shotgun sequence containing:
- the LOC114913921 gene encoding uncharacterized protein produces the protein MEASFSLFYSGGMEGTTGFLLPNQRQQQQTMMGQRYFPARPMSNQALLQQHPAFLLSKLARARERAVQLEACLERAEEERKMWQRMAARHPLTAEEPREGTGMELCKDAL